From a single Mesorhizobium shangrilense genomic region:
- a CDS encoding urease subunit beta, which yields MIPGEVITRDGDIELNKGLPTVTLKVANSGDRPIQVGSHYHFFETNEGLKFDRERARGMRLDIAAGTAMRFEPGQERDVTLVPLGGKREVYGFQRKVMGKL from the coding sequence ATGATCCCGGGCGAAGTCATCACCAGGGACGGCGATATCGAGCTGAACAAGGGCTTGCCGACCGTCACCCTGAAGGTCGCCAACAGCGGCGACCGGCCGATCCAGGTTGGCAGCCACTACCATTTCTTCGAGACCAACGAGGGGCTGAAGTTCGACCGCGAGCGTGCGCGTGGCATGCGCCTGGACATCGCCGCCGGCACCGCCATGCGCTTCGAGCCGGGGCAGGAGCGCGATGTCACGCTGGTGCCGCTTGGCGGCAAACGCGAGGTCTATGGATTCCAGCGGAAGGTGATGGGAAAACTCTGA
- a CDS encoding HupE/UreJ family protein, which yields MIPAKRLCLSAILLLAASMPAYAHVGIGTTSSFAAGFMHPLSGLDHMTVMIAVGLWAALKGGKAIWAWPLAFVGVMLVGGALGMLHMPLPFVEPGILASVVALGLLVALAVDLPVLAGAAIIGLFALFHGHAHGTEVPQNAGGLEYMAGFAAATVLLHTTGIAVGLGLGIRFRGLARAAGAACAAVGVGLAFGVL from the coding sequence ATGATCCCTGCCAAACGCCTATGCCTCTCGGCGATCCTGCTTCTGGCCGCTTCCATGCCCGCCTATGCGCATGTCGGCATCGGCACGACGTCTTCCTTCGCGGCCGGCTTCATGCACCCGCTCTCCGGCCTCGACCATATGACGGTGATGATCGCGGTCGGCCTGTGGGCCGCGCTCAAGGGCGGCAAGGCGATATGGGCCTGGCCGCTGGCCTTTGTCGGCGTCATGCTGGTCGGCGGCGCTCTCGGCATGCTGCATATGCCGTTGCCCTTCGTCGAACCGGGCATACTGGCCTCGGTCGTGGCGCTCGGGCTGCTGGTGGCGCTGGCGGTCGATCTGCCTGTCTTGGCCGGCGCCGCCATCATCGGCCTGTTCGCCCTGTTCCACGGCCACGCCCATGGCACCGAGGTTCCCCAGAACGCCGGCGGGCTTGAATACATGGCCGGCTTTGCCGCTGCCACTGTCTTGCTCCATACCACAGGCATCGCTGTCGGCCTTGGTCTCGGCATCAGATTCCGCGGTCTTGCCCGTGCGGCGGGTGCGGCCTGCGCGGCTGTTGGTGTCGGCCTCGCCTTCGGCGTCCTGTGA
- a CDS encoding nucleoside triphosphate hydrolase: MSEIAHLAATIFKRAGKAPRFIVAIAGPPGAGKSTLSAGLHGLLPEGTAEVVPMDGFHYDDVVLEQRGLRARKGAPETFDFAGFETLLKRIRAAEPDIAIPVFDRGMELSRAAAAIVSANTKFILVEGNYLLLDEEPWSRLAPLFDFSIFVDVPRAELERRLLERWHGHGRSDADARAWIASNDMPNIDRVLARRRAADLVIDDSVGFA, from the coding sequence ATCTCGCCGCCACCATCTTCAAGCGCGCCGGCAAGGCGCCGCGCTTCATTGTGGCCATTGCCGGCCCTCCGGGCGCCGGCAAGTCGACGCTCTCGGCCGGGCTGCACGGCCTGCTGCCGGAAGGCACGGCGGAAGTCGTGCCGATGGATGGCTTCCACTATGATGATGTCGTGCTCGAGCAGCGTGGCCTGCGGGCCCGCAAGGGCGCGCCCGAAACCTTCGACTTTGCCGGCTTCGAAACCTTGCTGAAGCGTATCCGGGCGGCCGAGCCGGACATCGCCATCCCGGTGTTCGACCGCGGCATGGAGCTGTCGCGCGCTGCCGCCGCCATCGTCTCCGCCAATACCAAGTTCATCCTGGTCGAGGGCAATTACCTGCTGCTCGACGAAGAGCCCTGGTCGCGCTTGGCGCCGCTGTTCGATTTCTCGATCTTCGTCGACGTGCCGCGCGCCGAGCTTGAGCGCCGCCTGCTTGAGCGCTGGCACGGCCATGGCCGTTCCGACGCGGATGCCCGCGCCTGGATCGCCTCCAACGACATGCCCAACATCGACCGCGTCCTTGCCCGCCGTCGAGCGGCCGATCTGGTGATCGACGATTCGGTAGGATTTGCCTGA
- a CDS encoding glutathione S-transferase family protein: MTDLSAFPIATRWPASHPDRIQLYSAPTPNGVKISIALEELGLPYEAHAVNIGKNESWTPEFLSLNPNGKIPAIIDPKGPGGKPIGLFESGAILLYLTDKTGKLIPADPTRRYETIQWVFFQMASVGPMFGQVGFFHKFAGREIADKRPLERYRDESKRLLGVLDTRLKGRKWIMDNDYTIADISLLGWVRNLIGFYDARELVGFDDFANVAAWLERGLARPAVQSGLNIPTRG, from the coding sequence ATGACCGATCTGTCCGCTTTTCCGATCGCGACGCGCTGGCCGGCCAGCCATCCCGATCGTATCCAGCTTTACTCGGCTCCGACGCCGAACGGAGTGAAGATTTCGATCGCGCTCGAGGAACTCGGCCTGCCCTATGAGGCGCATGCGGTGAACATCGGCAAGAACGAGAGCTGGACGCCGGAATTCCTGTCGCTCAACCCCAACGGCAAGATACCCGCGATCATCGATCCCAAAGGACCGGGCGGCAAACCGATCGGGCTGTTCGAATCCGGCGCGATCCTGCTCTACCTCACCGACAAGACCGGCAAGCTGATCCCGGCCGATCCGACACGACGCTATGAGACCATCCAGTGGGTGTTCTTCCAGATGGCCTCGGTCGGGCCGATGTTCGGCCAGGTCGGCTTCTTCCACAAATTCGCCGGACGGGAAATCGCCGACAAGCGGCCGCTGGAGCGCTATCGAGACGAATCGAAACGTCTGCTCGGCGTCCTCGATACCAGGCTGAAGGGTCGCAAGTGGATCATGGATAACGATTACACGATCGCCGATATCTCGCTGCTCGGCTGGGTGCGCAACCTGATCGGCTTCTACGACGCACGCGAGCTGGTCGGTTTCGACGATTTCGCCAATGTGGCGGCGTGGCTGGAGCGGGGCCTTGCGCGGCCTGCGGTGCAATCTGGCCTGAATATTCCAACCAGGGGCTGA
- a CDS encoding acyl carrier protein: MADQLATDIIAKIKAHAEPGGEEITPSTELTALGIHSLELTEIIFDLEEEYGIEIEMNTVDAWSNLKNVGDMIEAVRALIAKKA; encoded by the coding sequence ATGGCTGACCAGCTGGCAACGGATATCATCGCTAAGATCAAGGCTCACGCTGAGCCCGGCGGCGAGGAAATCACCCCCAGTACCGAACTGACCGCGCTTGGCATCCATTCGCTGGAACTGACCGAGATCATCTTCGACCTCGAGGAAGAATATGGCATCGAGATCGAGATGAACACGGTCGACGCCTGGAGCAACCTGAAGAATGTCGGCGACATGATCGAGGCTGTTCGCGCGCTGATTGCGAAAAAAGCCTGA
- a CDS encoding DUF1272 domain-containing protein encodes MLELRPNCECCDKDLPPEAADVMICTFECTFCADCVETVLGGVCPNCGGNFSARPIRPASKLGKYPASTKRVLKAEGCGPRKAA; translated from the coding sequence ATGCTTGAGCTGCGCCCCAATTGCGAATGCTGCGACAAGGACCTGCCGCCCGAGGCCGCGGATGTCATGATCTGCACCTTCGAATGCACCTTTTGTGCCGACTGCGTTGAAACCGTGCTGGGCGGCGTCTGCCCCAATTGCGGCGGCAATTTTTCCGCGCGGCCGATCCGCCCTGCTTCGAAGCTGGGAAAATATCCCGCTTCGACCAAACGCGTCCTCAAGGCCGAAGGCTGTGGTCCCCGCAAGGCTGCGTGA
- a CDS encoding beta-ketoacyl-[acyl-carrier-protein] synthase family protein, whose product MRKRVVITGLGGICGLGTNTSAIWDEMRNGRSAIGPITNSELHDLKVRVGCEIKTLPEHGIERKQLVSMDRFSLLATIAAREAAQQAGLTSNEANTYRMGAIVGVGVCGWEAIEENYRAILLEGKNRAGIFTVPKVMPGAAAGQVSMHLGLRGPVFGITSACSSSNHAITSAIDQIRLGRADVMLAGGTDAPLVWGILKGWEALRVLSPDTCRPFSADRQGLVLGEGAGMAVLESYEHAVARGATILAEIAGAGLSADASDIVAPTIEGPEAAMRACLADAGLNPEDVDYLNAHGTGTKANDQIETAAIKRVFGDHAYKLSVSSTKSMHAHCLGASGALEMIACVMAIREGVVPPTANFRQADPDCDLDITPNVARERKVRAALSNGFAFGGTNAVLAFKAA is encoded by the coding sequence ATGCGCAAACGCGTCGTCATCACCGGCCTGGGCGGCATTTGCGGACTCGGCACCAATACGTCCGCCATCTGGGACGAGATGCGCAATGGCCGCTCTGCCATCGGCCCGATCACCAACTCGGAACTCCATGACCTGAAAGTGCGGGTCGGCTGCGAGATCAAGACGCTTCCCGAGCACGGCATCGAGCGCAAGCAGCTGGTGTCGATGGACCGTTTCAGCCTGCTGGCGACGATCGCCGCGCGCGAAGCCGCCCAACAGGCCGGATTGACCTCGAACGAGGCCAACACCTATCGGATGGGCGCCATCGTCGGCGTCGGCGTCTGCGGCTGGGAGGCGATCGAGGAGAATTACCGCGCCATCCTGCTCGAGGGCAAGAACCGCGCCGGTATCTTCACCGTGCCTAAGGTGATGCCTGGCGCCGCGGCCGGCCAGGTCAGCATGCATCTCGGCCTGCGTGGGCCGGTCTTCGGCATCACCTCCGCCTGCTCTTCTTCCAACCACGCCATTACGTCGGCGATCGACCAGATCCGTCTCGGCCGTGCCGATGTCATGCTTGCCGGTGGCACTGACGCACCGCTGGTCTGGGGCATCCTGAAGGGCTGGGAAGCGTTGCGGGTGCTGTCACCTGACACGTGCCGGCCGTTCTCAGCCGACCGCCAGGGCCTGGTGCTGGGCGAGGGCGCGGGCATGGCTGTGCTCGAAAGCTATGAACATGCCGTGGCGCGCGGCGCCACCATTCTTGCCGAGATTGCCGGCGCCGGCCTGTCCGCCGATGCGTCCGACATCGTCGCGCCGACCATCGAGGGACCGGAGGCGGCGATGCGCGCCTGCCTGGCCGACGCCGGGCTCAATCCCGAAGATGTCGACTACCTCAACGCCCATGGCACCGGTACCAAGGCCAACGACCAGATCGAAACGGCGGCGATCAAGCGTGTGTTCGGCGACCATGCCTACAAGCTTTCGGTGTCATCGACCAAGTCGATGCACGCGCACTGCCTGGGCGCTTCGGGCGCGCTGGAAATGATCGCCTGCGTGATGGCGATCCGCGAAGGCGTCGTGCCACCAACCGCCAATTTCCGGCAGGCCGATCCCGATTGCGATCTCGACATCACGCCGAACGTGGCGCGGGAGCGCAAGGTGCGCGCCGCGCTCAGCAACGGTTTTGCCTTCGGCGGCACCAATGCGGTGCTGGCGTTCAAGGCAGCCTGA
- the ureC gene encoding urease subunit alpha: MPARISRAAYAQMYGPTVGDKVRLADTELFIEVEKDLTIHGEEVKFGGGKVIRDGMGQSQVSRAQGAVDTVITNALVVDASAGIFKADIGLRDGRIAAIGKAGNPDTQDGVTIIIGPGTEIIAGEGKILTAGGFDAHIHFICPQQIQEALMSGITTMLGGGTGPAHGTLATTCTPGPWHMARMIQSFDAFPMNIGLSGKGNASLPAALEEMVLGGACSLKLHEDWGTTPAAIDCCLSVADDYDVQVMIHTDTLNESGFVENTVAAIKGRTIHAFHTEGAGGGHAPDIIKVCGLPNVIPSSTNPTRPYTVNTLAEHLDMLMVCHHLSPSIPEDIAFAESRIRKETIAAEDILHDIGAFSIISSDSQAMGRVGEVAIRTWQTADKMKRQRGSLPQETGDNDNFRVRRYIAKYTINPAIAHGLSKEIGSIAVGKRADLVLWNPAFFGVKPDMVLLGGMIAAAPMGDPNASIPTPQPMHYRPMFGAFGKARTNSSVTFVSKAALESGLHGRLGVDKQFVAVENTRGGIGKHSMVLNDATPHVEVDPETYEVRADGELLTCEPATVLPMAQRYFLF, translated from the coding sequence ATGCCAGCAAGGATTTCCCGCGCCGCCTACGCCCAGATGTATGGCCCGACCGTCGGCGACAAGGTGCGGCTTGCCGACACCGAACTGTTCATCGAGGTCGAGAAGGATCTCACCATCCATGGCGAGGAGGTGAAATTCGGCGGCGGCAAGGTCATCCGCGATGGCATGGGCCAGAGCCAGGTGTCGCGGGCACAGGGCGCGGTCGACACCGTCATCACCAACGCGCTGGTCGTCGATGCAAGTGCCGGCATCTTCAAGGCCGATATCGGCCTCAGGGACGGGCGCATCGCGGCGATCGGCAAGGCCGGCAATCCGGACACGCAGGATGGCGTCACCATCATCATCGGCCCCGGCACCGAGATCATTGCCGGCGAAGGCAAGATCCTCACCGCCGGCGGCTTCGACGCCCACATCCACTTCATCTGCCCGCAGCAGATCCAGGAGGCGCTGATGTCAGGCATCACCACCATGCTTGGCGGCGGCACCGGCCCGGCGCATGGCACGCTGGCGACCACCTGCACGCCGGGGCCATGGCATATGGCCCGCATGATCCAGTCCTTCGACGCCTTCCCGATGAACATCGGCCTGTCCGGCAAGGGCAATGCCTCCCTGCCGGCCGCACTTGAGGAAATGGTACTGGGCGGCGCCTGTTCGCTGAAGCTGCACGAAGACTGGGGCACGACGCCGGCGGCCATCGACTGCTGCCTGTCGGTCGCCGACGACTACGACGTGCAGGTGATGATCCACACTGACACGCTGAACGAGTCAGGCTTTGTGGAAAATACAGTTGCGGCGATCAAGGGCCGCACCATCCACGCCTTTCACACCGAGGGTGCCGGTGGCGGCCATGCGCCGGACATCATCAAGGTCTGCGGCCTGCCCAACGTCATCCCGTCCTCGACCAATCCGACGCGGCCCTACACCGTCAACACGCTGGCCGAGCATCTCGACATGCTGATGGTCTGCCATCATCTGTCGCCGTCGATCCCCGAGGACATTGCCTTTGCCGAAAGCCGCATCCGCAAGGAGACCATCGCGGCGGAGGACATCCTGCACGACATCGGCGCCTTCTCGATCATCTCGTCGGACAGCCAGGCGATGGGCCGTGTCGGCGAAGTGGCGATCCGCACCTGGCAGACCGCCGACAAGATGAAGCGCCAGCGCGGTTCGCTGCCGCAGGAAACCGGCGACAACGACAATTTCCGCGTCCGCCGCTACATCGCCAAATACACGATCAACCCGGCCATCGCGCATGGCCTGTCGAAGGAGATCGGCTCGATCGCGGTGGGAAAACGCGCCGACCTTGTGCTGTGGAATCCCGCCTTCTTCGGCGTCAAGCCGGATATGGTGCTGCTCGGCGGCATGATCGCCGCCGCCCCGATGGGCGACCCCAATGCCTCGATCCCGACGCCGCAGCCGATGCACTACCGGCCGATGTTCGGCGCCTTCGGGAAGGCTAGGACCAACTCGTCGGTGACCTTCGTTTCGAAGGCCGCGCTCGAGTCCGGGTTGCATGGCAGGCTTGGCGTCGACAAGCAGTTCGTTGCCGTAGAAAACACGCGTGGCGGCATCGGCAAGCACTCCATGGTGCTCAACGACGCCACTCCACATGTTGAAGTCGACCCCGAAACCTACGAGGTTCGCGCCGACGGCGAACTGTTGACTTGCGAGCCGGCAACCGTGCTACCGATGGCGCAGAGGTATTTTCTGTTTTGA
- a CDS encoding urease accessory protein UreD, translating to MDTTEHTRISAPAAQRVAGLARLACGQSVGRTRLLRLYQDGSAKIRMPAVSADPLEAVLINTAGGLTGGDRLGWEIDVGAAASATITTQACEKIYRAASDRAEVRVRLTVGEQGRIAWLPQETIVFDRSDFARTLDVELAPGAEALVLEATVFGRLAMGERAAQGNFHDRWRVRQGGALVHAEDFRIGPDIATTLGRPAVAGGAIAVATLLMVSSRAETFLDTVRDIIGDHGDASVWSVNKSGKLLARLYAGDGYQLRKRLVPLVELLNGRAGLPKLWSL from the coding sequence GTGGACACGACGGAACATACGAGGATTTCGGCGCCGGCGGCCCAGCGTGTCGCCGGCCTGGCGAGGCTGGCATGCGGCCAAAGCGTCGGGCGCACACGCCTGCTGCGCCTCTATCAGGACGGTTCCGCCAAGATAAGGATGCCGGCCGTTTCGGCCGATCCGCTGGAAGCCGTGCTGATCAACACCGCTGGTGGCCTGACCGGCGGCGACCGTCTCGGCTGGGAGATCGATGTCGGCGCGGCTGCCTCCGCGACGATCACAACCCAGGCCTGTGAAAAGATCTACCGCGCAGCATCCGACCGAGCCGAAGTGCGGGTCAGGCTGACCGTTGGCGAACAGGGCCGCATTGCCTGGCTGCCGCAGGAAACCATCGTCTTTGACCGGTCCGATTTTGCCCGCACGCTTGATGTCGAGCTTGCCCCCGGCGCGGAAGCGCTTGTGCTGGAGGCCACCGTCTTCGGCCGGCTGGCAATGGGCGAACGCGCCGCGCAGGGCAATTTCCATGACCGCTGGCGTGTCCGGCAGGGCGGGGCGCTCGTCCATGCCGAGGATTTTCGAATTGGACCCGACATCGCGACCACTCTCGGCCGCCCTGCCGTGGCAGGCGGCGCCATCGCGGTGGCGACGCTGCTGATGGTTTCGTCCCGCGCCGAGACCTTTCTGGATACGGTCCGTGACATCATTGGCGACCACGGCGACGCCAGCGTCTGGAGCGTGAACAAATCTGGCAAGCTTCTTGCGAGGCTTTACGCCGGGGATGGCTACCAGCTCCGCAAGCGGCTGGTGCCGCTGGTCGAATTGCTCAACGGGCGGGCGGGTCTGCCCAAATTATGGTCACTTTGA
- a CDS encoding urease subunit gamma, giving the protein MNLTPREKDKLLIAMAAIVARRRLERGVKLNHPEAIALITDFVVEGARDGRPVAELMEAGAHVVTRAQVMEGIAEMIHDVQVEATFPDGTKLVTVHEPIR; this is encoded by the coding sequence ATGAACCTGACGCCAAGGGAAAAGGACAAGCTGCTCATCGCCATGGCGGCGATCGTGGCGCGCAGGCGGCTCGAACGCGGCGTCAAACTCAATCATCCGGAGGCGATCGCGCTGATCACCGACTTCGTCGTCGAGGGTGCTCGCGACGGGCGCCCGGTCGCCGAGCTGATGGAGGCCGGTGCCCATGTCGTCACCCGCGCGCAGGTCATGGAAGGCATCGCCGAGATGATCCACGATGTGCAGGTCGAAGCGACCTTTCCCGACGGCACCAAGCTGGTGACTGTGCACGAACCCATCAGGTGA